One segment of Peromyscus leucopus breed LL Stock chromosome 5, UCI_PerLeu_2.1, whole genome shotgun sequence DNA contains the following:
- the Sephs1 gene encoding selenide, water dikinase 1 isoform X1: MSTRESFNPESYELDKSFRLTRFTELKGTGCKVPQDVLQKLLESLQENHFQEDEQFLGAVMPRLGIGMDTCVIPLRHGGLSLVQTTDYIYPIVDDPYMMGRIACANVLSDLYAMGVTECDNMLMLLGVSNKMTDRERDKVIPLIIQGFKDAAEEAGTSVTGGQTVLNPWIVLGGVATTVCQPNEFIMPDNAVPGDVLVLTKPLGTQVAVAVHQWLDIPEKWNKIKLVVTQEDVELAYQEAMMNMARLNRTAAGLMHTFNAHAATDITGFGILGHAQNLAKQQRNEVSFVIHNLPVLAKMAAVSKACGNMFGLMHGTCPETSGGLLICLPREQAARFCAEIKSPKYGEGHQAWIIGIVEKGNRTARIIDKPRIIEVAPQVATQNVNPTPGATS, from the exons ATGTCTACTCGGGAGTCCTTTAACCCGGAAAGTTATGAGTTGGACAAGAGCTTCCGCCTAACCAGGTTTACAGAACTGAAAGGCACTGGCTGCAAAGTGCCCCAAGATGTCTTGCAGAAATTGCTGGAATCTTTACAAGAGAACCACTTCCAAGAAGATGAGCAGTTTCTGGGAGCTGTTATGCCACGGCTTG GCATTGGAATGGATACTTGCGTCATTCCTTTGAGGCATGGTGGTCTTTCCTTGGTTCAAACCACAGATTACATTTATCCTATCGTCGACGACCCTTACATGATG GGCAGGATAGCATGTGCTAATGTCCTCAGTGACCTCTATGCAATGGGCGTCACGGAGTGTGACAATATGCTGATGCTCCTTGGAGTCAGTAATAAAATGACTGACAGG GAAAGGGATAAAGTGATACCGCTAATTATACAGGGTTTTAAAGATGCGGCAGAAGAAGCGGGAACCTCCGTAACAGGGGGCCAAACAGTGTTAAACCCCTGGATTGTTCTAGGAGGAGTCGCCACAACTGTCTGCCAGCCCAATGAATTTATCAT GCCAGATAATGCAGTACCAGGAGATGTGCTGGTCTTGACGAAACCCCTGGGCACGCAAGTTGCGGTCGCTGTGCACCAGTGGCTGGATATT CCTGAAAAGTGGAATAAAATCAAGCTAGTGGTCACCCAGGAAGATGTAGAGTTGGCATACCAGGAAGCGATGATGAACATGGCGCGGCTCAACAGGACAG ctGCAGGCCTTATGCACACGTTCAATGCTCATGCAGCCACTGACATCACAGGCTTCGGGATTCTGGGCCATGCGCAGAACCTGGCCAAGCAACAGAGGAATGAGGTGTCGTTTGTGATTCACAACCTTCCTGTGCTGGCCAAGATGGCAGCTGTGAGCAAAGCCTGTGGAAACATGTTCGGCCTTATGCATGGGACCTGCCCGGAGACATCAG GAGGCCTGCTAATCTGTTTACCACGTGAGCAAGCAGCTCGGTTCTGTGCAGAGATAAAGTCCCCCAAATATGGCGAGGGCCACCAAGCATGGATTATTGGGATTGTAGAGAAGGGCAACCGCACAGCCAGAATCATCGACAAACCTCGGATTATCGAAGTCGCACCTCAAGTAGCCACGCAAAACGTGAATCCCACACCTGGTGCCACCTCCTAA
- the Sephs1 gene encoding selenide, water dikinase 1 isoform X2, with translation MSCRNCWNLYKRTTSKKMSSFWELLCHGLGRIACANVLSDLYAMGVTECDNMLMLLGVSNKMTDRERDKVIPLIIQGFKDAAEEAGTSVTGGQTVLNPWIVLGGVATTVCQPNEFIMPDNAVPGDVLVLTKPLGTQVAVAVHQWLDIPEKWNKIKLVVTQEDVELAYQEAMMNMARLNRTAAGLMHTFNAHAATDITGFGILGHAQNLAKQQRNEVSFVIHNLPVLAKMAAVSKACGNMFGLMHGTCPETSGGLLICLPREQAARFCAEIKSPKYGEGHQAWIIGIVEKGNRTARIIDKPRIIEVAPQVATQNVNPTPGATS, from the exons ATGTCTTGCAGAAATTGCTGGAATCTTTACAAGAGAACCACTTCCAAGAAGATGAGCAGTTTCTGGGAGCTGTTATGCCACGGCTTG GGCAGGATAGCATGTGCTAATGTCCTCAGTGACCTCTATGCAATGGGCGTCACGGAGTGTGACAATATGCTGATGCTCCTTGGAGTCAGTAATAAAATGACTGACAGG GAAAGGGATAAAGTGATACCGCTAATTATACAGGGTTTTAAAGATGCGGCAGAAGAAGCGGGAACCTCCGTAACAGGGGGCCAAACAGTGTTAAACCCCTGGATTGTTCTAGGAGGAGTCGCCACAACTGTCTGCCAGCCCAATGAATTTATCAT GCCAGATAATGCAGTACCAGGAGATGTGCTGGTCTTGACGAAACCCCTGGGCACGCAAGTTGCGGTCGCTGTGCACCAGTGGCTGGATATT CCTGAAAAGTGGAATAAAATCAAGCTAGTGGTCACCCAGGAAGATGTAGAGTTGGCATACCAGGAAGCGATGATGAACATGGCGCGGCTCAACAGGACAG ctGCAGGCCTTATGCACACGTTCAATGCTCATGCAGCCACTGACATCACAGGCTTCGGGATTCTGGGCCATGCGCAGAACCTGGCCAAGCAACAGAGGAATGAGGTGTCGTTTGTGATTCACAACCTTCCTGTGCTGGCCAAGATGGCAGCTGTGAGCAAAGCCTGTGGAAACATGTTCGGCCTTATGCATGGGACCTGCCCGGAGACATCAG GAGGCCTGCTAATCTGTTTACCACGTGAGCAAGCAGCTCGGTTCTGTGCAGAGATAAAGTCCCCCAAATATGGCGAGGGCCACCAAGCATGGATTATTGGGATTGTAGAGAAGGGCAACCGCACAGCCAGAATCATCGACAAACCTCGGATTATCGAAGTCGCACCTCAAGTAGCCACGCAAAACGTGAATCCCACACCTGGTGCCACCTCCTAA